A region from the Insulibacter thermoxylanivorax genome encodes:
- a CDS encoding family 43 glycosylhydrolase → MKKQGFNPYLPSWEYIPDAEPYVFGDRVYIYGSHDRFNGHAFCLNDYVCWSAPVDNLADWRYEGVIYRKTDDPLNPDGRMCLYAPDVTVGPDGRYYLYYVLDKVPVVSVAVSDTPAGKFEFYGYVRYPDGTRLGEREGDQPQFDPGVLTEGDRTYLYTGFCAVGDRSRKGAQATVLGPDMLTIVEEPVFVLPSEPYSEGTGFEGHEFFEAPSIRKVGDKYYLIYSSVVMHELCYAVSDHPTKGFKYGGVIVSNCDLHIDTYKPANKPMYYGGNNHGSIVEINGQWYIFYHRQTNGTHYSRQGCLEPIEILEDGSIPQVEMTSCGPNGGPLVGRGEYPAYIACNLFYKDEEMYTGTYGAWMDGRFPKITQDGKDGDEEIGYIMNMRDSATAGFKYFDCKGIKQVKIKVRGYCRGEFQVKTAWDGPVLGTIPVDFTNIWTEYTADIAIPDGVHALYFTYTGEGNASLASFTLI, encoded by the coding sequence ATGAAGAAACAAGGATTCAACCCTTATCTGCCTTCTTGGGAGTACATCCCTGATGCAGAGCCTTATGTCTTTGGCGACCGTGTCTATATCTATGGGTCTCATGATCGTTTTAACGGCCATGCGTTCTGTCTGAATGATTATGTTTGCTGGTCGGCGCCGGTGGACAATCTGGCGGATTGGCGTTATGAAGGCGTGATCTATCGCAAAACCGATGACCCGCTTAACCCGGACGGCCGCATGTGCCTCTATGCACCGGATGTCACCGTGGGACCGGACGGACGTTATTACCTCTATTATGTTCTGGACAAGGTTCCAGTTGTTTCCGTTGCGGTCAGCGATACGCCTGCCGGCAAATTCGAATTCTACGGTTATGTCCGCTATCCGGACGGCACGCGGCTCGGTGAGCGGGAGGGGGATCAGCCGCAGTTTGATCCCGGCGTGCTGACCGAAGGCGACAGAACTTACCTGTATACGGGTTTCTGTGCGGTGGGCGACCGTTCCCGCAAAGGTGCTCAGGCAACGGTCCTTGGACCGGACATGCTGACGATTGTCGAGGAGCCGGTCTTTGTCCTGCCGAGTGAGCCTTACAGTGAGGGAACGGGGTTTGAAGGGCATGAGTTCTTCGAAGCACCGTCGATTCGCAAGGTTGGGGACAAGTATTACCTGATCTACTCCTCGGTGGTTATGCATGAGCTGTGCTACGCTGTAAGCGACCATCCGACGAAGGGCTTTAAGTACGGCGGCGTGATCGTCAGCAACTGCGATCTCCATATCGATACGTACAAGCCGGCGAATAAGCCGATGTATTACGGCGGCAATAACCACGGCAGCATCGTCGAGATCAATGGGCAGTGGTATATTTTCTATCACAGGCAGACGAACGGTACGCATTACAGCAGACAGGGATGCCTGGAGCCGATTGAGATCCTCGAGGACGGTTCGATTCCGCAGGTGGAGATGACTTCCTGTGGACCGAACGGAGGACCTTTGGTCGGGCGCGGGGAGTATCCAGCGTATATCGCATGCAATCTCTTCTATAAGGATGAGGAGATGTATACGGGAACTTACGGCGCCTGGATGGATGGACGATTCCCGAAGATCACCCAGGACGGCAAGGACGGCGACGAAGAGATCGGATACATCATGAATATGAGGGATTCGGCTACGGCCGGGTTCAAATATTTTGACTGCAAAGGCATCAAACAGGTGAAGATCAAGGTTCGCGGATACTGCCGTGGCGAATTCCAAGTGAAGACGGCCTGGGACGGCCCGGTGCTCGGAACGATTCCCGTGG